A genomic segment from Microbacterium sp. SORGH_AS_0428 encodes:
- a CDS encoding acyl-CoA thioesterase II: MTTSDEPTGGRTEHASDPVGSLIEVLSIASSAARTTEDIFTGDSHAMPLGRIYGGQVLGQSVVAASRTVAEDRPIHSMHGYFLRAGDSSRGLTFSVDRLRDGRSFSARRTQAYQEGVPIFSMIASFQTDDAGLDHAEPMPDVPEPEALVPQESDQLHPLSMRSISELPVEVRHVPGTLFEGEAVTPQPHQSVWMRLRRTLPADPLLHRAMLAYLSDMTIQESILRAHGLTWRTPRLNVASLDHAMWWHRPAAVDDWLLYTQDSPSARGGRGLATGRIYTRAGELVASVAQEIMVRVPAPTEDS; encoded by the coding sequence ATGACGACCAGCGATGAACCCACCGGCGGACGCACGGAGCACGCGAGCGACCCGGTCGGCTCCCTCATCGAAGTCCTCTCGATCGCGTCGAGCGCTGCCCGCACGACCGAGGACATCTTCACGGGCGACTCGCACGCCATGCCCCTCGGGCGCATCTACGGCGGGCAGGTGCTCGGCCAGTCGGTGGTCGCCGCGTCACGCACGGTCGCCGAAGACCGCCCGATCCACTCCATGCACGGGTACTTCCTGCGCGCCGGCGACTCTTCCCGGGGGCTGACGTTCTCGGTGGACCGGCTGCGCGACGGCCGCTCCTTCTCGGCCCGCCGCACCCAGGCGTACCAGGAGGGCGTGCCGATCTTCTCGATGATCGCCTCGTTCCAGACCGACGACGCCGGCCTCGACCACGCCGAACCGATGCCGGATGTGCCGGAGCCGGAGGCGCTCGTGCCGCAGGAGTCGGACCAGCTGCATCCCCTGTCGATGCGCAGCATCAGCGAGCTGCCGGTCGAGGTCCGCCACGTCCCCGGAACGTTGTTCGAGGGCGAAGCGGTGACCCCGCAACCGCACCAGAGCGTCTGGATGCGGCTGCGCCGGACTCTGCCCGCCGACCCCCTGCTGCATCGCGCGATGCTGGCCTATCTGTCGGACATGACCATCCAGGAGTCGATCCTGCGCGCGCACGGTCTCACGTGGCGCACGCCGCGACTCAATGTGGCGAGTCTCGATCACGCGATGTGGTGGCACCGCCCCGCCGCCGTCGACGACTGGCTCCTGTACACGCAGGACTCCCCCAGTGCGCGCGGCGGGCGCGGGCTCGCAACCGGCCGCATCTACACGCGCGCCGGTGAGCTCGTGGCCAGCGTCGCGCAGGAGATCATGGTGCGTGTTCCCGCGCCGACCGAGGACTCCTAG
- a CDS encoding response regulator transcription factor, producing the protein MNAPVRILLVDDQELIRLGFRMVLDAEDDLQVVGEAADGESAVAAVGALQPHVVLMDVRMPGVDGITATERIVAAHPDARVLVLTTFDLDEYAFAALRAGASGFLLKDAQRHELISAIHAVHRGDATLSPRVTRRMIELLGTPPVRSAAPDPTEALTEREREVFLAMAQGATNAEIAAALFLGESTVKTHVGRILAKLGARDRVQAVVIAHRAGLVDGDGIQLGESGDR; encoded by the coding sequence ATGAACGCCCCCGTCCGCATCCTGCTCGTCGACGACCAGGAGCTCATCCGCCTCGGCTTCCGGATGGTGCTGGACGCCGAGGACGACCTGCAGGTCGTCGGCGAAGCCGCCGACGGGGAGTCCGCCGTCGCGGCCGTCGGGGCGCTCCAGCCCCACGTCGTGCTCATGGACGTGCGGATGCCGGGCGTCGACGGCATCACCGCGACGGAGCGCATCGTCGCCGCTCACCCCGACGCTCGCGTGCTCGTGCTCACCACCTTCGATCTCGACGAGTACGCGTTCGCCGCCCTCCGCGCGGGCGCGAGCGGGTTCCTCCTGAAGGATGCGCAACGGCACGAACTCATCTCAGCGATCCATGCGGTGCACCGGGGCGACGCGACGCTCTCGCCGCGCGTCACGCGCCGGATGATCGAACTGCTGGGCACGCCGCCCGTGCGCTCCGCCGCACCCGACCCGACCGAGGCGCTGACCGAGAGGGAGCGCGAGGTGTTCCTCGCCATGGCGCAGGGTGCGACGAACGCCGAGATCGCTGCGGCCCTGTTCCTGGGCGAGTCCACCGTGAAGACGCACGTCGGCCGCATCCTCGCCAAGCTCGGCGCGCGAGACCGCGTGCAGGCGGTGGTGATCGCCCATCGGGCGGGGCTCGTCGACGGCGACGGCATCCAGCTCGGAGAGAGCGGCGATCGGTAG
- a CDS encoding globin, with product MSEQPVSFYDQVGGHAFFTKLVDAFYEGIADDEVLRPMYPEADLGPAKIRMQTFLEQYWGGPTTYSEQRGHPRLRMRHAAFHVDPDARDRWLSHMRRAVDACELPPILEATLWDYLQRAAYAMVNTFEPAGIGPAAGARSPFPVDPAATTKE from the coding sequence ATGAGCGAGCAGCCCGTCAGCTTCTACGATCAGGTCGGCGGACACGCCTTCTTCACCAAGCTCGTGGATGCGTTCTACGAGGGCATCGCCGACGACGAGGTTCTGCGGCCCATGTACCCGGAGGCAGACCTCGGCCCCGCCAAGATCCGCATGCAGACCTTCCTCGAGCAGTACTGGGGCGGGCCCACCACCTACAGCGAGCAGCGGGGTCATCCGCGACTGCGCATGCGCCACGCGGCGTTCCATGTCGATCCGGATGCTCGCGACCGGTGGCTCTCGCACATGCGGCGCGCGGTCGATGCGTGCGAGCTGCCACCGATCCTCGAGGCGACCCTGTGGGACTACCTACAGCGCGCAGCCTATGCCATGGTGAACACGTTCGAGCCCGCAGGCATCGGACCTGCGGCGGGGGCACGCTCCCCCTTCCCGGTCGATCCTGCGGCGACCACGAAGGAGTGA
- a CDS encoding FAD-binding dehydrogenase, whose protein sequence is MTASHRTDVLVVGWGLAGLVAACEALRSGRTVTIVDQQPRVDLGGQAWWSFGGLFLIDSPEQRRMGIRDSPELAEQDWFATAAFDRDEDEWPARWARAYLDFAHGEKRSWLRQRAVSFFPVVGWAERGGYTATGPGNSVPRFHITWGTGPGLVAPFAAEVEEAEAAGRLRILSRHRVTALETTDGAVTGARGEVLIPAATERGRPTPHDVVGDFSIEAGATIVTTGGIGGNHALVRERWPERLGTPPATMVAGVPAYVDGAMLSVAERAGATLIGSDRMWHYVEGLQNWDPIWPQHGIRILPGPSSIWLDATGKRLPVPLFPGFDTLGTLAHLRATGHDHSWFVLSERIVEKEFTLSGSEQNPDLTGKDVSLLVRSRLGRGASGPVRAFLENGADFVRADRLEDLLAGMRDLPGGDALDPERARREIEARDREMDNPFTKDAQVAMLRSARAFRGDRLVRTARPHRILDGSGGGLIAVKLHVLTRKSLGGILTDLDSRALDARGEAIPGLYAAGEAAGFGGGGVHGYRALEGTFLGGCLFSGRAAGRAAARAV, encoded by the coding sequence GTGACCGCATCCCACCGCACCGATGTTCTCGTCGTGGGATGGGGTCTGGCGGGACTCGTCGCGGCCTGCGAAGCCCTGCGCTCCGGGCGGACGGTGACGATCGTCGACCAGCAGCCGCGGGTCGACCTCGGCGGTCAGGCGTGGTGGTCGTTCGGCGGCCTGTTCCTGATCGACTCCCCCGAGCAGCGGCGCATGGGCATCAGAGACTCCCCGGAACTCGCCGAGCAGGACTGGTTCGCCACGGCCGCCTTCGACCGCGACGAGGACGAATGGCCCGCGCGATGGGCCCGGGCGTACCTCGACTTCGCGCACGGGGAGAAGCGCTCCTGGCTCCGCCAGCGCGCGGTGTCGTTCTTCCCCGTGGTGGGATGGGCGGAACGCGGCGGTTACACGGCGACCGGTCCCGGCAACTCCGTGCCCCGATTCCACATCACCTGGGGCACCGGTCCCGGCCTGGTCGCTCCCTTCGCCGCGGAGGTCGAGGAGGCCGAGGCAGCCGGACGCCTGCGCATCCTCAGCCGCCACCGCGTCACGGCGCTCGAGACGACCGATGGAGCCGTCACGGGCGCCCGCGGCGAGGTCCTCATCCCCGCCGCCACCGAACGTGGCAGACCGACTCCGCACGATGTCGTCGGTGACTTCTCGATCGAGGCCGGCGCGACCATCGTCACGACCGGTGGCATCGGCGGCAACCATGCGCTGGTCCGCGAGCGCTGGCCGGAGCGGCTGGGTACGCCACCGGCGACGATGGTCGCCGGTGTTCCGGCCTACGTCGACGGCGCGATGCTGTCGGTGGCGGAGCGGGCGGGCGCCACGCTCATCGGAAGCGACCGGATGTGGCACTACGTCGAGGGGCTGCAGAACTGGGATCCGATCTGGCCGCAGCACGGCATCCGCATCCTTCCGGGCCCCTCCTCCATCTGGCTGGATGCGACCGGCAAGCGGCTGCCGGTCCCGCTGTTCCCCGGCTTCGACACCCTCGGAACCCTGGCTCATCTGCGCGCCACCGGCCATGACCATTCGTGGTTCGTCCTGTCCGAGCGCATCGTCGAGAAGGAGTTCACGCTCTCCGGAAGCGAGCAGAACCCGGATCTGACCGGCAAGGACGTCTCACTGCTCGTGCGCTCGCGGCTCGGGAGGGGCGCATCGGGTCCGGTGCGGGCGTTCCTGGAGAACGGAGCCGATTTCGTGCGCGCCGACCGACTCGAGGACCTGCTCGCGGGCATGCGCGACCTGCCCGGCGGCGACGCTCTCGACCCCGAGCGGGCCCGGCGAGAGATCGAGGCCCGCGACCGCGAGATGGACAATCCGTTCACGAAGGATGCGCAGGTGGCCATGCTGCGCTCCGCGCGCGCCTTCCGTGGCGATCGGCTCGTGCGCACGGCCCGACCACACCGGATCCTCGACGGGAGTGGCGGCGGCCTGATCGCGGTCAAGCTCCACGTACTGACACGCAAGTCTCTCGGCGGCATCCTGACCGACCTCGATTCGAGGGCGCTCGATGCACGGGGTGAGGCGATCCCGGGACTCTACGCCGCGGGCGAGGCGGCGGGCTTCGGGGGCGGCGGCGTGCATGGCTATCGCGCTCTGGAGGGGACGTTCCTCGGCGGCTGTCTCTTCTCCGGCCGCGCCGCCGGACGGGCCGCCGCGCGCGCCGTCTGA
- a CDS encoding mechanosensitive ion channel family protein, translated as MTHTLVIDPNDPDFWPRIGSFFSTAGFKALGVLAIIIGAIVVSWILRGVIHRVVERIVSGAKSKAQVTDTQALDRSPLAAVRLVQRTRTLGSILQNIVNVTIVIIGIILIVNTIDQNILGSFALLTAAIGAGLGFGAQNIVKDVLNGIFIVAEDQVGIGDVVDLGLATGVVEYVSVRVTHVRDVNGTLWYVRNGEITRIGNMSQGWSRVIIDLSVPVDADLDAVEKAMLDAAKQLAKDPKWRTRIIEQPEIWGLESISGDALVIRLVMKTRSNAKDDVARELRVRLKRAMDAMGIQLPLLNSIMLSGLEAAGRVRGANPPRTKPIPVTADERPVWRPKRTGRAARAAAEPTPPDEAGAPAGDGAPPTENAPSAAPRKPRKPRTPPEESA; from the coding sequence GTGACCCACACCCTCGTCATCGATCCGAACGACCCGGACTTCTGGCCGCGCATCGGGTCGTTCTTCAGCACGGCCGGCTTCAAGGCGCTCGGCGTCCTGGCCATCATCATCGGCGCCATCGTCGTCTCCTGGATCCTCCGCGGGGTCATCCATCGGGTGGTGGAGCGCATCGTGTCGGGGGCGAAGAGCAAGGCCCAGGTCACCGACACCCAAGCGCTCGATCGCTCGCCGCTCGCCGCGGTGCGGCTGGTCCAGCGCACCCGCACCCTCGGTTCGATCCTGCAGAACATCGTCAACGTGACGATCGTGATCATCGGCATCATCCTGATCGTCAACACGATCGATCAGAACATCCTCGGCTCCTTCGCACTGCTGACCGCGGCGATCGGCGCGGGGCTCGGCTTCGGCGCGCAGAACATCGTCAAGGACGTGCTCAACGGCATCTTCATCGTCGCCGAGGACCAGGTCGGGATCGGCGATGTCGTCGACCTCGGACTCGCCACCGGTGTCGTGGAGTACGTGAGCGTGCGCGTCACGCATGTGCGCGACGTCAACGGGACGCTCTGGTACGTGCGCAACGGGGAGATCACCCGCATCGGCAACATGTCGCAGGGGTGGTCGCGGGTCATCATCGACCTCTCCGTCCCCGTCGACGCCGACCTGGATGCGGTCGAGAAGGCGATGCTCGACGCGGCCAAGCAACTCGCCAAGGATCCCAAGTGGCGCACCAGGATCATCGAACAGCCCGAGATCTGGGGGTTGGAGTCGATCTCCGGGGACGCGCTGGTGATCCGGCTCGTCATGAAGACCCGCTCGAACGCCAAGGACGACGTCGCGAGGGAGCTCCGCGTGCGCCTCAAGCGTGCGATGGACGCCATGGGCATCCAGCTGCCGCTGCTGAACTCGATCATGCTGAGCGGACTCGAGGCGGCGGGTCGCGTGCGCGGCGCTAACCCTCCCCGCACCAAGCCGATCCCCGTCACGGCCGACGAACGTCCGGTGTGGCGACCCAAGCGGACGGGGCGCGCCGCGCGCGCCGCCGCGGAACCGACGCCGCCGGATGAGGCGGGCGCACCCGCGGGAGACGGAGCACCCCCGACCGAGAACGCGCCGTCCGCCGCGCCGCGAAAGCCCCGGAAGCCCCGCACCCCGCCCGAGGAGTCCGCATGA